In the genome of Tropicibacter oceani, one region contains:
- a CDS encoding branched-chain amino acid ABC transporter permease, protein MLYRTAGQFKTSYEADQALFPVKQDAFLLGVILLLAVVVFPLTASEFTFQTLLIPILIYSLTALGLNILTGFAGQLSLGTAAFMGVGAYACYKMITLMPWMNPIIAILLSGVFSAGVGVAFGIPSLRIKGFYLAIATLAAQFFLVWLFEKWAWLYNYNASGAIQVPNLEMFGTYVAGPQANSIVQYYVVLFIVGLLTWVCINLTRGNLGRTWKATRDMDIAAELIGINLMKSKLTAFAVSSYVIGVSGALFVFMWRGAAEPNLFDIPLSFRILFIAIIGGLGSILGNYLGAILIVGLPVVLNLVPNALGIPISSATVEHLNIMIVGSLIVFFLIVEPHGLAQLWRLIREKLIIWPFPH, encoded by the coding sequence ATGCTGTACAGGACTGCCGGACAATTCAAGACAAGCTACGAGGCGGATCAGGCGCTGTTCCCGGTCAAGCAGGATGCCTTTTTGCTGGGGGTGATCCTGCTGCTGGCGGTGGTGGTCTTTCCGCTGACCGCAAGCGAGTTCACCTTTCAGACGCTGCTGATCCCGATCCTGATCTATTCGCTGACCGCGCTTGGGCTGAACATCCTGACCGGGTTTGCCGGGCAGCTGAGCCTTGGTACCGCGGCCTTCATGGGGGTCGGGGCCTATGCCTGCTACAAGATGATCACCCTGATGCCCTGGATGAATCCGATCATCGCGATCCTTCTGTCGGGGGTTTTCAGCGCCGGGGTTGGCGTGGCCTTTGGCATTCCATCCTTGCGGATCAAGGGGTTTTATCTGGCGATCGCAACGCTGGCGGCGCAGTTCTTTCTGGTCTGGCTGTTCGAAAAATGGGCCTGGCTTTACAACTACAACGCTTCGGGCGCCATTCAGGTGCCGAACCTTGAAATGTTCGGGACCTACGTGGCCGGGCCGCAGGCCAATTCGATCGTGCAATACTATGTGGTCTTGTTCATCGTCGGACTGCTGACCTGGGTCTGCATCAACCTGACGCGCGGCAACCTGGGCCGGACCTGGAAGGCGACGCGCGACATGGACATCGCCGCCGAGCTGATCGGCATCAACCTGATGAAGTCCAAGCTGACCGCCTTTGCCGTGTCGTCCTATGTCATCGGGGTGTCCGGCGCGCTGTTCGTCTTCATGTGGCGTGGTGCGGCCGAGCCGAACCTGTTCGACATTCCGCTGTCGTTCCGCATCCTGTTCATCGCGATCATCGGCGGGCTTGGGTCGATCCTGGGCAACTACCTTGGCGCGATCCTGATCGTCGGGTTGCCGGTGGTTCTGAACCTGGTGCCCAATGCGCTGGGCATTCCCATCAGTTCGGCCACGGTCGAGCATCTGAACATCATGATCGTCGGTTCCCTGATCGTGTTTTTCCTGATCGTCGAGCCGCACGGATTGGCCCAGCTTTGGCGCCTGATCCGAGAGAAACTGATTATCTGGCCCTTCCCGCACTAG
- a CDS encoding branched-chain amino acid ABC transporter permease, which produces MIKDIFINPFVDMFAAPDFLLQVLWEGLVSGILYALIALGFVLIFRSSRIFNFAQGIMVVFAALTLVGLHSFGVPAWISVLLTLGVMFGLAVSIERIVLRPLVGQPDIILFMATIGITLFLIGFGEIIFGGENKVMITEELGIPTGSFVLEPWGGLLILEQKDITAVAVAALLVVGLLLFLNKTRMGRAIRALGDDHQAALSVGISLQTVWVLVWFIAGIIALVTGIAWGARAGVSFALEVIAYKALPVLMLGGLESITGAIIGGLLIGILEKLFEIYWGQPLLGGNTETWFAFVLALVVLLFRPQGLFGERIIERV; this is translated from the coding sequence ATGATCAAGGATATTTTCATCAATCCCTTCGTGGATATGTTCGCCGCGCCGGATTTCCTGTTGCAGGTGCTGTGGGAAGGGCTGGTTTCAGGCATCCTTTATGCGCTGATCGCGTTGGGTTTCGTGCTGATCTTCCGCTCGTCGCGGATTTTCAACTTTGCGCAGGGGATCATGGTGGTGTTCGCGGCGCTGACGCTGGTGGGGCTGCACTCCTTTGGGGTGCCGGCCTGGATCAGCGTGCTGTTGACGCTGGGGGTCATGTTCGGCCTTGCAGTGTCGATCGAGCGGATCGTCCTGCGGCCCTTGGTGGGGCAACCCGACATCATCCTGTTCATGGCGACCATCGGCATCACGCTGTTCCTGATCGGCTTTGGCGAGATCATCTTTGGCGGTGAAAACAAGGTGATGATCACCGAAGAACTGGGCATTCCGACAGGCAGTTTCGTGTTGGAGCCCTGGGGTGGCCTGCTGATCCTGGAGCAAAAGGACATCACGGCGGTTGCGGTGGCGGCCTTGCTGGTGGTCGGTTTGCTGCTGTTTCTCAACAAGACGCGCATGGGTCGGGCGATCCGGGCGCTGGGGGATGATCACCAGGCGGCCCTGTCGGTGGGGATTTCGCTGCAGACGGTCTGGGTTCTGGTCTGGTTCATTGCCGGCATCATCGCGCTGGTCACCGGCATTGCCTGGGGCGCGCGGGCCGGGGTCAGCTTTGCGCTCGAGGTGATTGCCTACAAGGCCCTGCCGGTGTTGATGCTGGGTGGGCTGGAGTCGATCACCGGGGCGATCATCGGCGGTTTGCTGATCGGCATCCTTGAAAAGCTGTTCGAGATCTACTGGGGCCAGCCTTTGCTGGGCGGCAATACCGAGACCTGGTTTGCCTTTGTGCTGGCGCTGGTGGTGCTGTTGTTCCGGCCTCAGGGGCTGTTCGGGGAACGGATCATCGAAAGAGTTTAG
- a CDS encoding ABC transporter ATP-binding protein encodes MELKNITLKFGGVTAISDISFDIHEGEIRAIIGPNGAGKSSMLNIISGFYTPTIGELWYKGAKRPPMRPYEVARMGVARTFQNIALFEGMTVLDNVMTGRLTHMNAGIAAQALWFGKARNEEMENREKVERVIDFLEIQSIRKTPVGRLPYGLKKRVELARALAAEPSILLLDEPMAGMNVEEKEDMSRFILDVNDEFGTTICLIEHDMGVVMDLSDRVVVMDYGKKIGDGTPDEVRNNQDVIDAYLGVAH; translated from the coding sequence ATGGAGCTGAAGAACATCACGCTGAAGTTTGGCGGGGTGACGGCGATTTCCGATATCTCGTTCGACATTCACGAGGGGGAAATCCGCGCGATCATCGGGCCGAACGGGGCGGGCAAGTCGTCGATGCTGAACATCATCAGCGGGTTTTACACGCCGACGATCGGAGAGCTTTGGTACAAGGGGGCCAAGCGCCCGCCGATGCGGCCCTATGAGGTGGCGCGCATGGGGGTGGCCCGGACCTTTCAGAATATCGCCCTGTTCGAGGGGATGACGGTGCTGGACAACGTCATGACCGGGCGTCTGACGCATATGAACGCGGGGATTGCGGCGCAGGCGCTGTGGTTCGGCAAGGCGCGCAACGAAGAGATGGAAAACCGCGAGAAGGTCGAGCGGGTCATCGATTTTCTGGAAATCCAGAGCATTCGCAAGACGCCGGTGGGGCGGTTGCCCTATGGTCTGAAAAAGCGGGTCGAGCTGGCGCGGGCCTTGGCGGCGGAGCCGAGCATCCTGCTGCTGGATGAACCGATGGCCGGGATGAACGTCGAGGAAAAAGAGGACATGAGCCGCTTTATCCTGGATGTGAATGACGAATTCGGTACCACGATCTGCCTGATCGAGCACGACATGGGGGTGGTCATGGACCTGTCCGACCGGGTTGTCGTGATGGATTACGGCAAGAAGATCGGCGACGGCACACCCGACGAGGTGCGCAACAATCAAGACGTGATCGACGCCTATCTTGGCGTGGCACATTGA
- a CDS encoding AMP-binding protein: protein MSMGVEGLRSVPALLQRNVREFGDSPAYREKEFGIWQSWTWKEAADEIEALALGLLNLGVNEGDHVAIIGRNRPSLYWSMVAAQMCRAVPVPLYQDAVAEEMEYVLAHCGARFVIAADQEQVDKVIEIQDDLHQFEHMIYVDPRGMRKYDHTTLHEFSHVQAQGRAAHDEFIKELDRRRSDLNYDDTCVMLYTSGTTGKPKGVVLSNRNIVESAKSASEFDKLKRDDEVLAYLPMAWVGDFIFSIGQAYWTGFCVNCPESAETLMTDLREIAPSYYFAPPRIFETQLTQIMIRMEDASPLKQRMFKHFMAHARKVGPAILDGKAVGLLDRLKYALGEFLVYGPLKNAMGFSKVRVGYTAGEAIGPEIFDFYRSLGINLKQLYGQTEASVFITVQPDGEVRSDTVGVPAPGVELRIAENGEVFYRSPGVFVEYYKNAESTADTKDAEGWVATGDAGFIEESSGHLRIIDRAKDVGQMASGAMFAPKYVENKLKFFPNILEAVVFGAGKDRCTAFINIDLTAVGNWAERNNIAYASYQELAQHPQVLDTIQGHIEEVNESVAQDEMLSGCQIHRFLVLHKELDADDGEMTRTRKVKRKVIAEKFEELLTALYDDKDSVYTETEVTYEDGRKGKIKATLKLRDAKVWPVAPRAVAAE, encoded by the coding sequence ATGTCGATGGGCGTAGAGGGTCTACGCTCGGTCCCTGCATTGTTGCAGCGAAACGTTCGCGAGTTCGGCGATAGCCCGGCCTATCGCGAGAAGGAATTCGGCATCTGGCAAAGCTGGACCTGGAAAGAGGCGGCCGACGAAATCGAGGCGCTGGCGCTGGGTCTGCTGAACCTGGGCGTGAACGAGGGCGACCATGTCGCCATCATCGGGCGCAACCGCCCGTCGCTGTATTGGAGCATGGTTGCCGCGCAGATGTGCCGCGCCGTGCCGGTGCCGCTGTACCAGGACGCAGTCGCCGAAGAGATGGAATACGTGCTGGCCCATTGCGGCGCGCGCTTTGTCATCGCCGCCGACCAGGAGCAGGTCGACAAGGTCATCGAGATCCAGGACGACCTGCACCAATTCGAACACATGATCTATGTCGACCCGCGCGGGATGCGGAAATATGACCACACCACGCTGCACGAATTTTCCCATGTGCAGGCGCAGGGCCGCGCCGCGCATGACGAATTCATCAAGGAACTGGATCGCCGCCGGTCCGATCTGAACTATGACGACACCTGCGTGATGCTGTACACCTCGGGGACGACGGGCAAGCCCAAGGGCGTGGTGCTGTCGAACCGCAATATCGTCGAAAGCGCCAAGTCTGCCTCGGAGTTCGACAAGCTCAAGCGCGACGACGAAGTGCTGGCCTATCTGCCGATGGCCTGGGTCGGAGATTTCATTTTCTCGATCGGGCAGGCCTATTGGACGGGCTTTTGCGTAAACTGCCCGGAAAGCGCCGAAACGTTGATGACGGATCTGCGGGAAATCGCGCCCAGCTATTACTTTGCGCCGCCCCGGATTTTCGAAACGCAGCTGACGCAGATCATGATCCGGATGGAGGATGCGAGCCCGCTGAAGCAGCGGATGTTCAAGCATTTCATGGCGCATGCACGCAAGGTTGGTCCGGCGATCCTGGATGGCAAAGCTGTCGGGCTGTTGGACAGGCTGAAATACGCGCTGGGCGAATTCCTGGTCTACGGTCCGTTGAAGAACGCGATGGGCTTTTCCAAGGTGCGCGTGGGCTATACCGCGGGCGAGGCGATCGGCCCGGAAATCTTTGATTTCTACCGCTCGCTGGGGATCAACCTGAAACAGCTTTATGGTCAGACCGAGGCTTCGGTGTTCATCACGGTGCAGCCCGATGGCGAGGTGCGCAGCGATACCGTGGGTGTGCCCGCACCGGGGGTCGAGCTGCGCATCGCCGAGAATGGCGAGGTGTTCTATCGCTCTCCGGGGGTTTTCGTCGAGTATTACAAGAATGCCGAAAGCACCGCCGATACCAAGGATGCCGAAGGCTGGGTCGCCACGGGCGATGCCGGGTTCATCGAGGAAAGCAGCGGGCACCTGCGGATCATCGACCGGGCCAAGGACGTGGGGCAGATGGCCTCGGGGGCGATGTTTGCGCCCAAGTACGTCGAGAACAAGCTGAAGTTCTTTCCGAACATCCTTGAGGCGGTGGTCTTTGGAGCGGGCAAGGACCGTTGCACGGCCTTCATCAACATCGACCTGACGGCGGTAGGCAACTGGGCCGAGCGCAACAATATCGCCTATGCGTCCTACCAGGAACTGGCCCAGCACCCGCAGGTTCTGGACACCATCCAGGGCCATATCGAAGAGGTCAACGAAAGCGTCGCACAGGACGAGATGCTGTCGGGCTGTCAGATCCACCGGTTCCTTGTGCTGCACAAGGAATTGGATGCCGATGACGGCGAGATGACGCGCACCCGCAAGGTCAAGCGCAAGGTCATCGCCGAGAAGTTCGAGGAACTTCTGACGGCGCTCTATGACGACAAGGACAGCGTCTATACCGAGACGGAAGTGACCTATGAAGATGGCCGCAAGGGCAAGATCAAGGCGACGCTGAAGCTGCGCGACGCCAAGGTCTGGCCGGTGGCCCCGCGTGCGGTGGCTGCGGAATGA
- a CDS encoding SPFH domain-containing protein, whose amino-acid sequence MIGQEGLPLILLAVFILVAIWLGVRIVPQSEKHVVERFGRLRSVLGPGINFIVPFLDKVAHKISILERQLPTASQDAITRDNVLVQVDTSVFYRITEPEKTVYRIRDVDAAIATTVAGIVRANIGQMDLDEVQANRGQLIQTIKLSVEDAVDDWGIEVTRAEILDVNLDQATRDAMLQQLNAERERRAQVTRAEGSKRAVELNADAELYAAEQAAKARRVQADAEAYATGVVAKAIAENGVEAAQYQVALKQVEALNTLGAGAGQHTIVVPAQALEAFGDAFRMLKGRG is encoded by the coding sequence ATGATCGGTCAGGAAGGTCTTCCGCTGATCCTGCTGGCGGTCTTTATCCTGGTGGCGATCTGGCTTGGCGTGCGGATCGTTCCGCAATCGGAAAAGCATGTGGTCGAACGCTTTGGGCGTTTGCGCTCGGTGCTGGGGCCGGGGATCAATTTCATCGTGCCGTTCCTCGACAAGGTGGCGCACAAGATCTCGATCCTCGAACGGCAATTGCCGACCGCCTCGCAGGATGCGATCACCCGCGACAACGTGCTGGTGCAGGTCGATACCTCGGTTTTCTACCGCATCACCGAGCCGGAAAAGACGGTTTACCGCATCCGCGATGTGGACGCGGCGATCGCGACGACGGTGGCGGGGATCGTGCGGGCCAATATCGGCCAGATGGATCTGGACGAAGTGCAGGCCAACCGCGGCCAGTTGATCCAGACCATCAAGCTGAGCGTCGAGGATGCGGTGGACGACTGGGGGATCGAGGTGACGCGCGCCGAAATCCTTGACGTCAACCTGGATCAGGCGACACGCGACGCGATGCTGCAGCAGTTGAATGCCGAACGCGAACGCCGGGCGCAGGTCACCCGCGCCGAGGGCAGCAAACGGGCGGTGGAACTGAACGCCGATGCCGAACTTTACGCCGCCGAACAGGCCGCCAAGGCCCGGCGCGTGCAGGCCGATGCCGAAGCCTATGCCACCGGGGTCGTCGCCAAGGCGATTGCCGAAAACGGCGTCGAGGCGGCGCAATACCAGGTGGCGCTGAAACAGGTCGAGGCGCTGAACACTCTGGGCGCGGGGGCGGGCCAGCATACCATCGTGGTGCCCGCGCAGGCGCTCGAAGCCTTTGGCGATGCCTTCCGCATGCTGAAAGGGCGCGGCTGA
- a CDS encoding NfeD family protein, translating to MMWALWWVWMAAALALGILEMLVPAFLFLGFALGAGLTGLTLLFGGGLALWLGASLPRLLVYFAVLSLIGWLALRKAVGVRHGQVKIWDRDIND from the coding sequence CTGATGTGGGCGCTTTGGTGGGTCTGGATGGCAGCGGCGCTGGCGCTTGGCATTCTGGAAATGCTGGTGCCGGCCTTCCTGTTTCTGGGCTTTGCCCTGGGCGCGGGGCTGACCGGGCTGACGCTGCTGTTTGGCGGTGGTCTGGCGCTTTGGCTGGGCGCGTCGCTGCCCCGGCTGCTGGTCTATTTCGCTGTGCTGTCGCTGATCGGCTGGCTTGCCTTGCGCAAGGCGGTGGGCGTGCGCCACGGGCAGGTGAAAATCTGGGATCGCGACATCAACGACTGA
- a CDS encoding hybrid sensor histidine kinase/response regulator: MNTTALTQAGLNLIQQALTIYDSDLALAVCNARFAEMFDLPAEHTTPGARFEDTIRHLATRGEYGPIDDLDTFVTDRVRIARAFQPHYMERTRANGRTISVEGAPLPQGGWVTVYTDITETKSQELLLRTRSELLSEEVLKRSEELARTNRQLAATNAALTEARRELQEIEARTRTTTEMMPAHIARVDAAGRYTFSNGRLSDVMPGRPSNILGLHISDTLGPQAFARVQPHLDAAFDGQQSTFEFTDEASSRRIRAAFTPDPMEPGVYIMSQDVTEETQTRAALQQTRRREMAAQLISGMAHDFSNLLTIILGMQSKLSRMEPGDEAAPLINATLQAAQRGGALLGRIADITSQRSWQPKPVTLGPFLSDLATLATPSLPEGIRLTIDNQIEDALMADPGLLQDALLNLILNARDACGNSGEIHITAQSLQDTWLQITVTDTGPGFSEKALDHGLDPFFTTKGGEGSGLGLAMVYDMTKLAGGSVRLSNGARGARVTLRLPLRPADDLPGNSLVLLVEDSDDLRASVREMLTGMGFAVVEASSVPEACALSEGLPDLALVLSDISLEGEETGLELIDRLRGIPLRLMTSLPADHPDHAAARARVPVLAKPFAARDLAEFLGQERPTP; the protein is encoded by the coding sequence ATGAACACGACTGCCCTCACCCAGGCCGGGCTGAACCTCATCCAGCAGGCCCTGACCATCTACGACAGCGACCTTGCGCTGGCCGTCTGCAACGCCCGTTTCGCCGAGATGTTCGACCTGCCCGCCGAACACACCACCCCCGGCGCGCGGTTCGAGGACACCATCCGCCATCTCGCGACGCGCGGCGAATACGGGCCAATCGACGATCTCGACACCTTCGTCACCGACCGCGTCCGCATCGCCCGCGCCTTTCAGCCGCATTACATGGAACGCACCCGCGCCAATGGCCGCACCATCAGCGTCGAGGGCGCGCCCCTGCCGCAGGGCGGCTGGGTCACCGTCTACACCGATATCACCGAAACGAAATCGCAGGAACTGCTGCTGCGCACCCGGTCGGAACTGCTGTCCGAAGAGGTCCTGAAACGGTCCGAGGAGCTGGCCAGAACCAACCGCCAGCTGGCCGCCACCAACGCCGCCCTGACCGAGGCCCGCCGCGAGCTTCAGGAAATCGAGGCCCGCACTCGCACCACCACCGAAATGATGCCCGCCCATATCGCCCGCGTCGATGCCGCCGGGCGCTATACCTTTTCCAACGGCCGGCTGTCCGACGTGATGCCCGGACGGCCCAGCAATATTCTTGGGCTGCACATCTCGGACACGCTTGGCCCGCAGGCCTTTGCCCGCGTCCAGCCGCATCTGGATGCGGCCTTTGATGGCCAGCAAAGCACCTTTGAATTCACTGACGAGGCTTCTTCCCGCCGCATCCGCGCGGCCTTTACCCCCGACCCGATGGAACCCGGCGTCTATATCATGAGCCAGGACGTCACCGAGGAAACCCAGACCCGCGCCGCCCTGCAACAGACCCGCCGCCGCGAAATGGCGGCGCAGCTGATCAGCGGCATGGCGCATGACTTTTCCAACCTTTTGACGATCATCCTGGGCATGCAGTCGAAACTGTCCCGGATGGAACCCGGCGACGAAGCCGCGCCGCTGATCAATGCCACGCTGCAGGCCGCCCAGCGCGGCGGCGCGCTGCTGGGGCGGATCGCCGACATCACCAGTCAGCGCAGCTGGCAGCCCAAACCGGTCACGCTTGGTCCGTTCCTGTCCGATCTTGCCACCCTGGCCACCCCGTCCCTGCCCGAGGGCATCCGCCTGACCATCGACAATCAGATCGAAGACGCGCTGATGGCCGATCCCGGCCTGCTGCAGGATGCCCTTTTGAACCTGATCCTGAACGCCCGCGACGCCTGCGGCAACAGCGGCGAAATCCACATCACCGCGCAATCGCTGCAGGACACCTGGCTGCAGATCACCGTCACCGACACCGGCCCCGGCTTTTCCGAAAAGGCGCTGGACCACGGGCTTGACCCTTTCTTTACCACCAAGGGCGGCGAAGGGTCCGGGCTTGGCCTTGCCATGGTCTATGACATGACCAAACTTGCCGGCGGCTCGGTCCGTTTGTCGAACGGCGCGCGCGGTGCCCGCGTCACCCTGCGCCTGCCGCTGCGCCCCGCCGATGACCTGCCGGGCAACAGCCTTGTCCTGCTGGTCGAAGACAGCGACGACCTGCGCGCCTCGGTGCGCGAAATGCTGACCGGGATGGGGTTCGCCGTGGTCGAGGCGTCCTCGGTCCCCGAGGCCTGCGCCCTGTCCGAAGGCCTGCCCGATCTGGCGCTGGTGCTGTCTGACATCTCGCTGGAAGGCGAGGAAACCGGGCTGGAGCTGATCGACCGCCTGCGGGGCATTCCGCTGCGCCTGATGACCTCGCTGCCCGCCGATCACCCCGATCATGCCGCCGCCCGTGCCCGCGTGCCGGTGCTGGCCAAACCCTTTGCGGCCCGCGATCTGGCGGAGTTCCTCGGACAGGAAAGACCCACCCCATGA
- a CDS encoding response regulator transcription factor, producing the protein MSALVTILDDEPAIREMLSEALTEAGFRTLTFGRATEFEAALRRTTPDVCLVDLGLPDRDGLSLVHRLALEQGATVIIISGRAQVQDRVTGLELGADDYIIKPFDPSEVVARVRARLRGPKQAAATSNTARFNGWTAHFERYALEDEAGIETPFSHAEGEVLRLFLESPKRLITRAHMQESLGGAAGESFDRAMDVRISRLRTKLREDPKNPRLIKTIYGAGYIFLGDVVWV; encoded by the coding sequence ATGAGCGCCCTTGTCACCATTCTCGACGACGAACCCGCGATCCGCGAAATGCTGTCCGAAGCCTTGACCGAGGCGGGGTTTCGCACCCTGACCTTTGGCCGCGCCACGGAATTCGAGGCTGCGCTGCGCCGCACCACCCCCGACGTCTGCCTTGTCGATCTGGGCTTGCCCGACCGTGACGGGCTGTCGCTGGTCCACCGGCTGGCGCTGGAACAGGGCGCCACGGTCATCATCATTTCGGGCCGCGCGCAGGTGCAGGACCGGGTCACGGGGCTGGAACTGGGCGCGGATGACTACATCATCAAACCCTTCGATCCGTCCGAGGTGGTGGCCCGCGTCCGCGCCCGCCTGCGCGGCCCCAAACAGGCCGCCGCCACCAGCAACACGGCACGCTTCAACGGCTGGACCGCCCATTTCGAGCGCTACGCGCTCGAGGACGAGGCAGGCATCGAAACCCCCTTCAGCCACGCCGAGGGCGAGGTCCTGCGCCTGTTTCTGGAAAGCCCCAAACGCCTGATCACCCGCGCCCACATGCAAGAAAGCCTAGGCGGCGCGGCGGGTGAAAGTTTTGACCGGGCGATGGATGTGCGCATCTCGCGCCTGCGCACCAAGCTGCGCGAAGACCCGAAAAACCCCCGCCTGATCAAGACGATCTATGGTGCGGGCTACATCTTTCTGGGCGATGTGGTCTGGGTGTGA